DNA sequence from the Sulfuricurvum sp. genome:
ACCTATTATAAGGACGACTCTCTTAATACATGGTAAATACTATTTTTAAATCGTCACACGGATTACAAATTGTTACATACTTATCACAATTTGCTTTTATGTGATTACTCTTTGTTAGTTTACGTTTTCTTATACATCCTACTCTGTTTCTAGCCTTATATACTATAATTAATAGTTACATTTTAATCACTTTTTGATAGTATGACGATTATTTTTATCACAAAAATTAAGTACTAAAACAGTAAACACAGTCAAAGGGATTTTTATCAATTTGGCGTTAAAATAATATTAAAAAGGGAGTTTCATGAGCACCGAAACTACACTAAATGCTATAGAGCAATCTAATACCGCTTTGCTTATTGAATTGTTGGAGGATAAATCCCTCCCGATTGAAGAAGTGCAAGCAATTTATAATGCTTTCAAAACCGACAAACAGCTTGTTGGACAAGTCGCGATGAATCTATCTCTTAGAACATCCGTATATGAAAGAGACCGTGAATACAGCCCGATTATGGTCGAACTATTGATCGATATTGCCAGCAATCCCATTGATATGGGTGCACGTTGGGCAGTTGCAAAAAATCCTCATACACCTGTTGAAGTCCTACGTCATCTATCAGCTGATCCTATTAATTTAGTACGTGCACTTGTTGCCGCCAATCCTTCGACACCGAGTGATGTATTAGAGAAATTTTTCAGCGATGAAAAAATAGTTCGTGACGGACTTTCCGGAAACCCGAATACACCTCCGAAATTACTCAAGATCTTATGTGATGACAATGATAAAATGGTTCGTATGCGTTTGGCCGAAAATCGAGCCGCACCAAAAGAGATTATCGCATCACTGCTCAAAGATACTGATCCGGATGTGAGTAAAGCAGCTGAAGCAAATCTGGGAGATCGTACATGAAAAAAAATCATTTCGAAGAACGAAGTAAATTTTTAACACTCGAAAACCACTTTCTCAATACATTTTTTTCTGGCCTCTATCTCAGTGCAGGTGATTTTATTGCTATAGGTCGAGAAAACGGACTTGATTTACAAATGCATTCTCGTGAAATGTTGATTAAAGACTTACTGAATGAATCCGATAAAATCGGCACATTAAACGGTGTGATCGCATCACTTACCTCTCTAATCGATACACGTATAAGTGAGGTACACCGCCTCAGTCTTGAATATCCGGGGGCTCGTGCACCTTTGTCAAAGCTTGCGCAAAAAGCCGCAGGAACCAAAGCATTATTAGCCCGTGAAGTACGAGGAAATCCATATGAACACTAAAGATCTCACTGTAGCACTAAGTGCACTATCTTATCCCGGACTTTCACGTACACTTGGAGATCTTAAGCTCATCTCTGAAGTTAAAGTAGTCAATGAAAATGCATTTATCGAGCTCCTCACAGTGAGTGATGAATCCTACCTCACAGTCAAAGCCGCAATTGAAGCGGCTTTTCATGACCAGTTCAGCAGCCTAAATATTACTAAAAAACAAACCGTACAAAAAGACATCAACTACGGAAACAGTGCGTCACCGAATAATCGTGCCCCTTATGCTGCAAATGTTATAGCAGTAACAAGCGGCAAAGGAGGCGTCGGCAAAAGTACCGTAAGTGTCAATCTCGCTATCGCACTGGCTCAAAAAGGGTATAAAGTCGGGATTTTGGATGCTGATGTATATGGCCCGAACGTTCCGCGTCTCACCAATACAGATTTAGAAAAAATACGCTGGAATGATGATAATAAAATCATCCCATGTGAAAACTACGGCATCAAAATTATGAGTGTTGCACTGACAACCCCTACCTCTGATACTCCCCTTGTTTGGCGTTCATCGGTCGCCGTTTCGGCATTGATTCAATTTCTGGAAGATGTCGCATGGGGTGAACTCGATTTTATGGTCATCGATATGCCTCCGGGCACCGGTGACATTCAGCTCACCATGGCCCAAGAACTTCCCATTACTGCCGGTGTAATTGTGACAACGCCTCAACTTGTAGCAAGTGATGATGTCAGCCGAGCTATTCGAATGTTTCAAGATATCCATGTACCTATGGCTGGTCTAGTGGAAAACATGAGTTTCTTTGTAGCTCCTGATACAGGGACCCGTTATGATATTTTCGGTAGTGGCGGCGGAGCTCGTTTAGCAGAACGTTATAATATACCTCTGCTCGGACAGATCCCATTAAATATGGACATACGAGAAGGTTCAGACAATGGGGAACCGCCCGTTGTTTTAGGGTCG
Encoded proteins:
- a CDS encoding Mrp/NBP35 family ATP-binding protein, with amino-acid sequence MNTKDLTVALSALSYPGLSRTLGDLKLISEVKVVNENAFIELLTVSDESYLTVKAAIEAAFHDQFSSLNITKKQTVQKDINYGNSASPNNRAPYAANVIAVTSGKGGVGKSTVSVNLAIALAQKGYKVGILDADVYGPNVPRLTNTDLEKIRWNDDNKIIPCENYGIKIMSVALTTPTSDTPLVWRSSVAVSALIQFLEDVAWGELDFMVIDMPPGTGDIQLTMAQELPITAGVIVTTPQLVASDDVSRAIRMFQDIHVPMAGLVENMSFFVAPDTGTRYDIFGSGGGARLAERYNIPLLGQIPLNMDIREGSDNGEPPVVLGSDTLKSYYKDIVEEMLKAIKFKV